One segment of Ahaetulla prasina isolate Xishuangbanna chromosome 9, ASM2864084v1, whole genome shotgun sequence DNA contains the following:
- the LGI3 gene encoding leucine-rich repeat LGI family member 3 yields MAGLQRWSKGFPAGRFLLLLLSLLGLLCCWGPVASRRAPRPPPCPASCSCTRDTAFCVDSKAVPKNLARDIISLTLINAGFSELKEAAFAHLPSLQFLLLNSNQFSVIRDNAFTGLSHLQYLFIENNDIRSLSKNAFRGLKSLTHLSLANNNLQTLPRDLLKPLDILSDLDLRGNSLTCDCKIKWLVEWMENANASMPAIFCGGPPQYQGQKIRELPLKNFDCITTDFVVHQVLPFQSVSAEPFTYSSDLYVALAQPSSSSCTVLKWDYVERKLRDFDRIPAHSAVYCKPIVVESRLYVVVAQLFGGSYIYRWDTNIDKFIKIQDIDSQKIRKPNDIEAFQIDGEWFFVIADSSKAGSTSLYRWNQNGFYPHQDLHSWHRDTDVEYLEVDGKPRLIISSSSQAPIIYQWNRSQKQFAHWGDVADVLDVQMVKHFQMKRDNYLCLSRYIGDSKVVRWEGLRFTEVQALPSRGSMVMEPFQISQQLYMALGSDFSFTHIYLWDEDKQKFVKFQELSVQAPRAFQPIPLEAMSILLAPSFKGNTLVYKHIVVDLSL; encoded by the exons GCTCCTGCACCCGCGACACGGCTTTCTGCGTGGACTCCAAGGCGGTGCCCAAGAACTTGGCCCGGGACATCATTTCCCT GACCCTGATCAACGCAGGCTTCAGCGAGTTGAAGGAAGCGGCTTTTGCACATCTTCCATCCCTGCAGTTCCT CTTGTTGAATTCCAACCAATTTTCCGTGATCAGAGACAACGCATTCACGGGCCTTTCTCACCTGCAATACCT GTTCATCGAGAACAACGACATCCGGTCTCTGTCAAAAAACGCCTTTCGTGGGCTTAAGTCCCTGACACATCT ATCTTTGGCCAACAACAACCTGCAGACGCTGCCCAGAGATCTCCTGAAGCCTTTGGATATCCTTAGTGATCT AGACCTTCGGGGCAATTCTTTGACTTGTGATTGCAAGATCAAATGGTTGGTGGAATGGATGGAGAACGCCAATGCAAGCATGCCTGCCATTTTCTGTGGTGGTCCACCCCAGTACCAAGGCCAGAAGATCCGAGAGCTTCCTCTCAAGAACTTTGACTGTATCACCACAG aTTTTGTGGTGCACCAGGTGCTGCCTTTCCAGTCCGTGTCTGCTGAGCCCTTCACGTATTCCAGCGACCTCTACGTGGCTCTGGCCCAGCCAAGTTCCAGCAGTTGCACCGTCCTGAAGTGGGACTACGTAGAGCGCAAACTGCGGGATTTTGACCGCATCCCTG CTCACTCCGCCGTTTACTGCAAACCCATCGTGGTAGAATCCCGTCTGTACGTTGTGGTGGCTCAGCTTTTCGGAGGCTCTTACATTTACCGCTGGGACACCAACATCGACAAGTTCATTAAGATCCAAGATATAGACAGCCAGAAGATCCGGAAGCCCAATGACATCGAGGCCTTCCAGATTGATGGCGAGTGGTTCTTTGTCATCGCCGACAGCTCCAAGGCAGGCTCCACCAGCCTCTACCGCTGGAACCAGAATGGCTTCTACCCCCACCAGGACCTGCATTCGTGGCATCGGGACACAGATGTGGAATACCTGGAGGTTGATGGGAAACCCCGGCtgatcatctccagcagctcccaGGCCCCTATCATCTACCAGTGGAATCGCTCCCAGAAGCAGTTTGCTCACTGGGGGGATGTCGCAGACGTGCTGGATGTCCAGATGGTCAAGCATTTCCAGATGAAGAGAGACAACTACTTATGCCTGAGCCGTTACATTGGAGACTCTAAGGTGGTCAGGTGGGAAGGGCTGCGGTTCACAGAGGTGCAGGCCTTGCCCTCCCGAGGCTCCATGGTGATGGAGCCTTTCCAGATATCTCAGCAACTTTACATGGCTCTGGGGAGCGACTTCTCCTTTACCCACATCTACCTTTGGGATGAAGACAAGCAAAAATTTGTGAAGTTTCAGGAACTGTCTGTCCAAGCTCCGCGAGCTTTCCAGCCCATCCCTTTGGAGGCCATGAGTATCCTCCTGGCCCCCAGCTTCAAGGGGAACACACTGGTTTACAAGCATATTGTCGTAGACCTCAGCTTGTAG